The Fibrobacter sp. genomic interval TCTTGTAATCGTCCGCGGGGGTTATCGTGGTTGCCATGTAGTCCGCTTCGCCGATACGCGACACCAGGCGGAATTCCTCGGGGCAAACACCGCTCAAATCGCAGGGAGGGAATACCTGGGCCGGTTTACCCGTGGAAGACACTCCCGGCAAACCCGCTTTCACCTTGAACTTGGAAATGCCCGTCGCGATTTCTACAGCGCGGCCTCTCGCTTCGGCGGAGGATCCGCTCTTGCAGTCATCGGCATCTTCGGTTCCCGTAACCGTACGGCAGCTGCGCTTGAGCGTATCGCCCTGCACGAACCAGTTCACTTCTTCGACCGCCACGTAATGACCTTGATCGTCATAGCGAATACGGCGCATTTTCAGATCACTGAACCCATCCGTCATTTTCACATGGAACGACGAAAAGTCCTTCTTGTCGTCATCCATATTGGCCGGATCCATGTACACGCTGTCGTTTATCGAACTGAATACGTCACCACCGAAATCGCTACCCATTTCCATCGAGCTCTTCGCGCCGGTCTGCGCCGCGTCGGTCTTGAACAACGATGCGACATTCTCGGCCACCTCGGATGCCTTGAGCATGCTCTGGGTGCGCACGCGCATCTTTGTGGAATTGCTGAACGCCTGGCCCGCCACGATGACCACGATACCCACGATGGCGATATACACCAAAAGTTCGATGAGCGTGAAGCCCGCCTTGCGGAGTAATGCCTGGCTGTGACTGGCCTTTTTCATCTTTTCCTCTTCTGCCGTAAAAATTCCGCTTTCACCTACCGGATAACCGTAGACATGTTGATGGACTGCCTGGACCCCTTGAACTGCCAGGAAACTTGAACATTCACCTGCTTGGCGTACACATGGCTCACCGTCTCGAGGTTAGATCCATTTGTCGCAGTATATTCCGTCGTCGGCGATACGGTCACGGTTGGGGTATAGGCTATAGTCGTCTGGCCACCGCCGACCTTGCTGCCGCGTTCCCAGGAACGCTGGATCGGGTCCCACGTCCACACGTAGTTTCCGTTCTGGACATGCTCATCACCGGCAGCGGCGCTTGTCGGATCGGGAATGGAGGCTATCCCTATGCGGTTCAGGGAATCGATGACCTGCTGCGCCACCTCGATGGCGCCGTCTCTACCGCGTATACGCAAAAGCGCCTCGCGGTTACCCGTCTGCATATGGAGGATAGCCATATACAAAAGGCCCAGAACCACCGCGGAGACAAGCACCTCCGTGATTCCAAAACCTTTCTTGTTCTTCAGTTTCTTTTCCATAACACCACCTAAAATTCAAACCAGGAATCGGCCGCACCGCTATTGTAATTCAGTTTGTAATACATCGCGAACTTCGTCGGGGACTTGATGGATACGGCATACCTGTCGGAACTGGCATAACGCATCATGAGGCAGCCGTTGGGAATTGGAGAGACCCCGATTTTCGGGACCAAAGTCATCTGGCTCGACGGACTCGTCTTGGAACCTGGCTGGTCCGGGCAACTCTTGTCCGTCACGAAGGAATTCGGCGATTCAAGCTTCATTTCGGCAACGACAGCGCCCAGGTTGGTGCACGCCCCGTTGGATGCGTTCACGGCCAGGCACTTGTACAGCTTCAAGGTCTTCTTGTCGCTTTCCACCTTCACGCTCATCGTCGAGTTCAACCGCGTGGTTTCGTTCGCCGCGCGTTCCATGAATGCAGTCACGTTGATACCGGCGTCCTTGATGCGGCTGTTAGCCACGGCAGCCCTGAGGCTTGCCACCCCAATACCGGAGAGAATCCCCATGACGGCAACCACCACGAGGGCCTCGACCAACGTAAAACCGCTTTTTTTCGAACACACGTTCAACATACCTTGTCTCCTGCAAAACCGCAACTTATTGATATGCAACAAGTTAGCAATTTCCCAGTTTTTCTAAATACCACATAACACGCAAAAGGCGTCATTCGACGCCCCTGCTCTCTTCGAAAATATATATAAAATCATCGAAAGGGGTAAAATTTTATTTACCCGTGTGAGGAAATTCGCTTCAAACCGTCAATTTTGGCTTTTTTGAAGAAATTTCGGGGTTTTGGCCCCTATTTTTTGAGTTTTCCGAAGGTGGACTTGCCGTTGTAGCAGGCCACTGCGCCCTTCGAGCATTTCACGGGGTAGTCCGACTGCTCGTTCACGAAAACTTCCTTCGCGACCAGCTTCGCATCGGCGGTCGTGTCCTTGCGGTACGTGATGGTGTACTGGATATCGGAATCCCTAGTCCATACGACCACGTCGGCATCTATCCAGTAGCTGCCGCGGCCGCCCGAAAGATGGAACCCGTAGGGAATTTCCTTGATTTTGAAGATGGATTCGGGCGGTTCGAAGTCCAGATCCTTCCAGGTGGCGGCAAGGCCCTCGGAGCGCATCCAGAACCAGCCGGCAGGGTCGCCCCCGCTGGTAGCGTCTTCCATGGCCATGTTCACGCAGGTCACGTAGCTGTCGCGGACGGAAGCCAACTGCTCCTTGAAGTAATCATATGTATCGCCGGCGAATGCGGAGCCGGCAGAAAACAGGAATAGGGCTACTGCAATTGCAAAACGTTTCATGCCCACAATCTAGCAATTTGTCTTCACTCGG includes:
- a CDS encoding type II secretion system protein, translating into MEKKLKNKKGFGITEVLVSAVVLGLLYMAILHMQTGNREALLRIRGRDGAIEVAQQVIDSLNRIGIASIPDPTSAAAGDEHVQNGNYVWTWDPIQRSWERGSKVGGGQTTIAYTPTVTVSPTTEYTATNGSNLETVSHVYAKQVNVQVSWQFKGSRQSINMSTVIR
- a CDS encoding prepilin-type N-terminal cleavage/methylation domain-containing protein, producing the protein MKKASHSQALLRKAGFTLIELLVYIAIVGIVVIVAGQAFSNSTKMRVRTQSMLKASEVAENVASLFKTDAAQTGAKSSMEMGSDFGGDVFSSINDSVYMDPANMDDDKKDFSSFHVKMTDGFSDLKMRRIRYDDQGHYVAVEEVNWFVQGDTLKRSCRTVTGTEDADDCKSGSSAEARGRAVEIATGISKFKVKAGLPGVSSTGKPAQVFPPCDLSGVCPEEFRLVSRIGEADYMATTITPADDYKIAELTGFTTNYDKANNSENASGTLRNQVVATENADPSGTGWRNQCKEITLETRTEYELSFSLADAGTFEKMRMFVPGRDQMSVGFRSTKDGSRPAELEDFFFYPPTDESASGVRLVRFSVPKKLTRLCIAFTFVSYSPLAVNGKVTISELRLKKVESANYKFDYPADTLNLKDRANAKALLLVFGVKRNGEEGTDSLVVPIPSNGRKD
- a CDS encoding prepilin-type N-terminal cleavage/methylation domain-containing protein, which codes for MLNVCSKKSGFTLVEALVVVAVMGILSGIGVASLRAAVANSRIKDAGINVTAFMERAANETTRLNSTMSVKVESDKKTLKLYKCLAVNASNGACTNLGAVVAEMKLESPNSFVTDKSCPDQPGSKTSPSSQMTLVPKIGVSPIPNGCLMMRYASSDRYAVSIKSPTKFAMYYKLNYNSGAADSWFEF